In Lentibacillus amyloliquefaciens, one DNA window encodes the following:
- the cydD gene encoding thiol reductant ABC exporter subunit CydD: protein MNSLRELTFHYKRPIAILFILSVITAAALIFQGYFLVSAVESVFLKQVNFSGIIWVLIGLLAALLLRTITSYANSHIGVKMAADVKANYRKALLHKFRDTPIKQSAQGQSGGKISILLDSIDEMDSYFSEYIPQLIQTSIIPLVILVIVFTQHVNTGLIMIITAPFIPIFMIIIGMRTKKKSEEQQEKMTAFAGHFLDTLQGLTTLKLFSRAKDKQDALERSSLNFRDATMEILKVAFMSSFMLELISMLSIGLVALELAIQMIIYERVTFFTAFFILVLVPEFYSFLKQLGSSFHNGRTSMGAANKVIAALEEKDQPVQWGDQMLSSNKMPPTIDLDTVSFEYGEGQFSLNQISTNLPKYGQIAIVGRSGSGKTTLLHLIAGLLPASNGKITLNGTPLTHYRERDWFDQLSYISQHPYIFSGTIAENIALGGDPNSSRAEIERAAEAAGVAEMVQSLEEGYDTPIGEGGRGLSGGEMQRLAIARAFLKQPAIILFDEPTTGLDLYTEGILQQSIKQLGKDATVITVAHRLHTIKHADKILFLEDGILIAEGTHQRLIDHIPEYRQMVTVQQGGKAE, encoded by the coding sequence ATGAACAGCTTAAGAGAATTAACATTCCATTATAAACGTCCAATAGCCATCTTGTTCATCCTGTCTGTTATAACAGCAGCAGCCCTGATATTTCAGGGCTACTTCCTTGTTTCTGCTGTCGAATCAGTATTTCTGAAACAGGTGAATTTTTCAGGTATCATATGGGTGCTTATAGGGTTACTCGCTGCTTTATTGCTTCGAACCATCACCTCTTATGCGAATAGTCATATTGGGGTTAAAATGGCTGCAGATGTGAAAGCAAACTACCGGAAAGCTCTCTTGCATAAATTTAGAGACACCCCCATTAAACAATCAGCTCAAGGACAGTCCGGCGGAAAAATCAGTATACTGCTTGATTCAATCGATGAGATGGACAGCTATTTCAGTGAATATATCCCACAGCTCATCCAAACGTCGATTATCCCGCTGGTCATTTTAGTTATCGTGTTTACCCAGCATGTAAACACGGGGCTGATTATGATCATTACAGCCCCATTCATCCCGATTTTTATGATAATTATTGGCATGAGAACAAAGAAAAAATCAGAAGAACAGCAGGAAAAAATGACCGCATTTGCCGGTCATTTTCTTGATACACTGCAAGGGCTCACAACACTAAAATTGTTTTCCCGCGCAAAGGATAAACAAGACGCTCTGGAACGAAGCAGTCTGAACTTCCGTGATGCCACCATGGAGATTTTAAAAGTTGCGTTTATGTCATCGTTTATGCTGGAACTAATTTCAATGCTCAGTATTGGTCTTGTTGCGCTTGAGTTGGCCATTCAAATGATAATTTATGAACGGGTTACTTTCTTTACGGCTTTCTTTATATTAGTGCTTGTACCTGAATTTTATTCTTTCCTGAAGCAGCTTGGCAGTTCATTTCACAATGGGCGCACAAGCATGGGTGCAGCCAATAAAGTGATAGCAGCTTTAGAAGAGAAGGATCAGCCTGTTCAGTGGGGCGATCAAATGCTGTCTTCAAACAAAATGCCCCCAACCATTGATCTTGATACCGTCAGTTTCGAATATGGAGAAGGACAGTTTTCATTAAACCAAATTAGTACCAATCTTCCCAAATACGGACAGATTGCCATTGTAGGCAGAAGCGGATCAGGCAAAACGACACTGCTGCATTTAATCGCCGGCCTCCTTCCTGCTTCGAATGGAAAAATAACACTTAACGGAACACCGTTAACACACTACAGAGAACGCGACTGGTTTGATCAGTTGAGCTATATCTCTCAGCACCCCTATATTTTTTCAGGGACAATAGCGGAAAACATTGCCCTCGGAGGGGATCCTAACTCCAGCCGCGCGGAAATTGAACGGGCAGCTGAGGCAGCAGGTGTAGCTGAAATGGTGCAGTCACTTGAGGAAGGGTATGATACGCCAATCGGCGAGGGCGGCCGAGGACTTTCAGGCGGTGAAATGCAGCGCTTGGCAATTGCCAGAGCTTTTTTGAAACAACCGGCTATCATTCTGTTTGATGAACCAACAACAGGGTTGGACCTTTATACAGAAGGCATTTTACAGCAATCCATTAAACAATTGGGAAAAGATGCGACGGTGATTACGGTTGCCCATCGGCTCCATACGATTAAACACGCTGATAAAATACTCTTTCTTGAAGATGGCATATTAATAGCAGAAGGCACCCACCAAAGGCTGATTGACCATATTCCGGAATACCGACAGATGGTCACCGTTCAGCAAGGAGGGAAGGCGGAATGA
- a CDS encoding cytochrome d ubiquinol oxidase subunit II, whose translation MSYEIIGITVLWIFLYGYLIVASVDFGAGFFAYYAKVTKQDHIINQLISRYLSPVWEVTNVFFVFFFVGIVGFFPDSAYYYGSALLVPGSIAIILLAIRGSFYAFENYGSKQSIVYTFLYGATGLLIPASLSVALTLSEGGFIVEKNGVVSLQYQELFTSPLSWSVVGLSIVSVLFISAVFLTFYASRAKDYPALNLVRKFALFWSTPSIIAALTTFIFLSQHNERHYQNMLDLWWMFGLSVAFFMAATWLLYLGKNYGLAFISVMLQYFFAFFGYGIGHYPYILDPFIRIYDGATHPSMGIALVAAFIGGLLLLIPSLILLIKLFLFDAEYVKGKK comes from the coding sequence ATGAGTTATGAAATAATCGGCATCACTGTATTATGGATTTTCCTGTATGGTTACCTGATCGTAGCTTCAGTTGATTTTGGTGCCGGCTTTTTTGCCTATTACGCTAAAGTCACCAAACAGGATCACATTATCAATCAGCTTATATCACGGTACCTCTCGCCCGTCTGGGAAGTGACAAACGTCTTTTTTGTTTTCTTCTTTGTCGGTATTGTCGGGTTCTTTCCGGATTCCGCCTATTATTACGGATCAGCTCTATTAGTTCCCGGCAGCATTGCCATTATTTTGCTGGCCATTCGCGGCAGCTTCTATGCATTCGAAAATTATGGCTCCAAACAAAGTATAGTTTATACATTTTTATATGGGGCTACCGGTCTCTTGATCCCGGCATCCTTATCGGTGGCCCTGACATTATCCGAAGGCGGGTTTATCGTAGAAAAGAACGGTGTGGTTTCACTCCAGTACCAGGAATTGTTTACAAGTCCCCTGTCATGGAGTGTTGTGGGCTTATCTATTGTATCGGTTCTGTTTATCAGTGCAGTCTTTTTAACGTTCTACGCAAGTCGTGCCAAAGACTATCCGGCACTGAACCTCGTGCGCAAGTTTGCCCTGTTTTGGAGTACACCATCCATCATTGCTGCATTGACCACATTTATCTTTTTGAGTCAGCATAATGAAAGACACTATCAAAACATGCTCGATTTATGGTGGATGTTCGGGCTATCAGTGGCATTTTTTATGGCAGCAACATGGCTGCTTTATCTCGGGAAAAACTACGGTCTCGCATTTATCAGTGTCATGCTGCAATACTTTTTCGCCTTTTTCGGTTATGGGATAGGCCATTACCCGTATATCCTTGATCCTTTTATCAGAATATACGACGGCGCCACCCACCCATCAATGGGAATAGCGCTTGTGGCGGCATTCATCGGTGGCCTGCTGCTCTTAATTCCATCATTGATCCTGTTAATAAAGCTATTTTTATTCGATGCTGAGTATGTAAAAGGGAAAAAATAG